The following proteins are co-located in the Urocitellus parryii isolate mUroPar1 chromosome 15, mUroPar1.hap1, whole genome shotgun sequence genome:
- the Dedd2 gene encoding DNA-binding death effector domain-containing protein 2 — protein MALSGSTLAPSWEEDECLDYYGMLSLHRMFEVVGGQLTECELELLAFLLDEAPGAAGGLARARSGLELLLELERRGQCDESNLRLLGQLLRVLARQDLLPHLARKRRRPVSPERYSFGTSSSSSKRTEGNCRRRRQSSSSSDSQQGQWDTGSPPTKRQRRSRGRPSGGARRRRRGGPATPQQQQEPARSTSEGKVTCDIRLRVRAEYCEHGPALEQGVASRRPQALARQLDVFGQATAVLRSRDLGSVVCDIKFSELSYLDAFWGDYLSGALLQALRGVFLTEALREAVGREAVRLLVSVDEADYEAGRRRLLLMEEEGGRRPTEAS, from the exons ATGGCGCTGTCCGGGTCGACCCTGGCCCCGAGCTGGGAGGAGGACGAGTGCTTGGACTACTATGGCATGCTGTCCCTTCACCGTATGTTCGAGGTGGTGGGCGGGCAGCTGACCGAGTGCGAACTGGAGCTCCTGGCCTTTCTGCTGGATGAGGCCCCCGGAGCCGCCGGCGGCCTGGCCCGCGCCCGCAGCGGCCTGGAACTGCTACTGGAGCTGGAGCGCCGCGGACAGTGCGACGAGAGCAACCTGCGGCTGCTGGGCCAACTCCTGCGCGTGCTGGCCCGACAGGACCTGCTTCCGCACCTGGCGCGCAAGCGGCGCCGGCCAG TGTCCCCAGAACGCTACAGCTTTGGCACCTCCAGCTCTTCTTCAAAAAGGACTGAGGGCAACTGCCGGCGTCGGCGGCAGTCAAGCAGTTCTTCAGATTCTCAGCAGGGCCAGTGGGACACAG GCTCCCCTCCAACCAAGCGGCAGCGTCGGAGTCGGGGCCGGCCTAGTGGTGGTGCCAGGCGGCGGCGGAGAGGGGGTCCAGCCACcccccagcagcagcaggagccagCCAGGTCTACGTCAGAAGGCAAAGTGACCTGTG ACATACGGCTCCGGGTTCGAGCAGAGTACTGTGAGCATGGGCCTGCCTTGGAGCAGGGCGTGGCATCCCGGAGACCCCAGGCACTGGCACGACAGCTGGACGTGTTTGGGCAGGCCACTGCAGTGCTGCGCTCAAGGGACCTGGGCTCTGTGGTGTGTGACATCAAGTTCTCAGAGCTCTCCTATCTGGACGCCTTCTGGGGTGACTATCTGAGTGGTGCCCTGCTACAGGCCCTGCGGGGCGTGTTCCTGACTGAGGCCCTGCGTGAGGCCGTGGGCCGGGAGGCTGTCCGCCTGCTGGTCAGTGTGGACGAGGCTGACTACGAGGCTGGCCGGCGCCGCTTGTTGCTgatggaagaggaggggggaCGACGCCCAACGGAGGCCTCTTGA
- the Znf526 gene encoding zinc finger protein 526 has protein sequence MAEVVAEVVEMPTQSSGAVEISSSMSGEMAEMATEVNEMTSGEALASSLFFQHHQFMCSECGSLYNTLEEVLSHQEQHVPSVSEEEALTTQDTSLESGLMPGSEEGPFQCGECNQLILSPRELLAHQDAHLRESASQIQYQCGDCQELFPSPELWVAHRKAQHLPATAVEPLVSSPLHAPTSLPPPPLPPEVKMEPYECPECSTLCATPEEFLEHQGTHFDSLEKEERNGLEEEEEEEEEEEEEEDEETENEEEAATEVADDTMGGDKTTVGQAQGCGDCPQHCISGARRQHRRASRDPASATYPFHCSQCQRSFSSANRLLAHGRAHVGGTHECTTCSKVFKKAASLEQHLRLHRGEARYLCVDCGRGFGTELTLVAHRRAHTANPLHRCRCGKTFSNMTKFLYHRRTHAGKSGAPTTAAAASPAPAEPTPPPPPPAPAPPAQLPCPQCSKSFASASRLSRHRRAVHGPPERRHRCGVCGKGFKKLVHVRNHLRTHTGERPFQCHSCGKTFASLANLSRHQLTHTGVRPYQCLDCGKRFTQSSNLQQHRRLHLRPVAFARAPRLPITGLYNKSPYYCGTCGRWFRAMAGLRLHQRVHARARSLSLQPPRSPSPTLPPAPEPQQTIMCTELGETIAIIETSQPLALEDTLQLCQAALGASEASGLLQLDTAFV, from the coding sequence ATGGCAGAGGTGGTGGCTGAGGTCGTTGAAATGCCAACACAGTCATCAGGGGCAGTGGAGATATCATCATCCATGTCAGGGGAGATGGCTGAGATGGCAACAGAAGTGAATGAAATGACATCTGGAGAGGCCCTTGCCTCATCCCTCTTCTTTCAGCACCACCAGTTCATGTGCTCTGAGTGTGGCAGCCTCTATAACACACTGGAGGAAGTCCTCTCACACCAGGAGCAACATGTGCCCAGTGTGTCAGAAGAGGAGGCACTGACCACACAGGACACCAGCCTGGAGTCAGGTTTGATGCCAGGCTCTGAGGAGGGGCCTTTCCAGTGTGGTGAATGCAACCAGCTCATCCTTTCCCCCAGAGAGCTCCTAGCCCACCAGGATGCCCATCTCCGGGAGTCTGCAAGCCAGATCCAGTACCAGTGTGGGGACTGCCAGGAACTCTTCCCCTCACCTGAACTGTGGGTGGCTCATCGCAAGGCCCAGCACCTTCCTGCTACAGCAGTTGAGCCTCTAGTGTCATCTCCTTTACATGCCCCAACATCACTTCCTCCACCCCCACTGCCACCTGAAGTCAAGATGGAGCCCTATGAGTGTCCTGAGTGTTCTACCCTCTGTGCCACTCCTGAGGAGTTCTTGGAGCATCAAGGTACTCACTTTGACTCCCTGGAGAAAGAAGAACGCAATGGcttagaggaagaggaggaagaggaggaggaggaggaggaggaggaggatgaagagacAGAGAATGAGGAGGAGGCAGCTACAGAGGTTGCTGATGATACTATGGGAGGTGACAAGACCACAGTTGGCCAAGCCCAGGGCTGTGGAGATTGCCCCCAACACTGTATCTCAGGGGCACGCCGGCAACACCGGCGAGCATCTCGTGACCCAGCATCAGCCACCTACCCCTTCCACTGCAGCCAGTGTCAGCGGAGCTTCAGCTCAGCAAACCGGCTACTGGCTCACGGGCGGGCCCATGTGGGTGGTACACATGAGTGTACAACCTGCTCCAAGGTCTTCAAGAAAGCAGCTTCACTTGAGCAGCATCTGCGGCTGCATCGTGGTGAAGCCCGCTACCTCTGTGTGGACTGTGGCCGCGGCTTCGGCACAGAGCTCACATTGGTGGCCCACCGGCGGGCCCACACTGCCAATCCATTGCATCGCTGTCGCTGTGGCAAGACGTTCAGCAACATGACTAAGTTCCTGTACCACCGGCGCACTCATGCTGGGAAAAGCGGAGCCCCCACCACTGCAGCAGCAGCCTCCCCAGCTCCAGCTGAGCccacacctccacccccaccccctgccccagccccacctgcccaGCTGCCCTGCCCACAGTGCTCCAaatcttttgcctcagcctcccggctCTCCCGGCACCGGCGGGCAGTACATGGGCCTCCTGAAAGGCGGCACCGCTGTGGGGTTTGTGGCAAGGGCTTTAAGAAGCTGGTCCATGTGCGCAATCACTTGAGGACGCACACAGGTGAGAGGCCCTTCCAGTGCCACTCGTGTGGCAAAACATTTGCTTCTTTGGCCAACCTTAGCCGCCATCAGCTAACCCATACCGGTGTGCGTCCCTACCAGTGCCTGGACTGTGGCAAACGCTTTACACAGAGCTCCAACCTACAGCAGCACCGGCGGCTGCACCTGCGGCCAGTTGCCTTCGCTCGTGCCCCCCGTCTCCCCATCACTGGTCTGTACAATAAGAGCCCTTACTACTGTGGAACATGTGGCCGCTGGTTCCGTGCCATGGCAGGCCTGCGGCTGCATCAGCGAGTCCATGCCCGAGCCCGTTCTTTGTCACTTCAGCCTCCCAGATCACCATCTCCcaccctccccccagcccctgAGCCTCAGCAAACTATCATGTGCACAGAGCTTGGGGAGACCATTGCTATCATTGAGACATCCCAGCCACTGGCACTTGAGGACACGCTACAGCTGTGCCAAGCTGCACTGGGGGCCAGTGAAGCAAGTGGGCTATTACAGTTGGACACAGCCTTTGTGTGA